One genomic region from Paramicrobacterium agarici encodes:
- a CDS encoding PIG-L deacetylase family protein, translating to MSAHVHLPSGPLTVLAIGAHPDDIEIGCGGALLSLERRGAVDVRMLVMTGTEERRAEARHGARLFGASREPVLPGLLDARLPEHWGAVKDAMHDFRDSSPSPDIVFAPRVDDAHQDHALVGSLASTVWRGPLLLHYEIPKWDGDQGRPNVYLPLADDVAVDKVGRLNEAYPSQHSRVWWDDEFFFSILRLRGAEAATRYAEAFTTRKLTFALS from the coding sequence GTGAGCGCGCACGTGCATCTGCCGTCAGGTCCGCTGACGGTGCTCGCCATCGGTGCCCACCCCGACGACATAGAGATCGGATGCGGCGGGGCGCTGCTGAGCCTTGAGCGACGCGGCGCCGTCGACGTGCGCATGCTCGTGATGACGGGCACCGAAGAGCGACGTGCCGAGGCCCGCCACGGTGCGAGGCTCTTCGGCGCTTCTCGCGAGCCCGTGCTTCCCGGACTTCTCGACGCTCGGCTTCCTGAGCACTGGGGCGCCGTGAAAGACGCCATGCACGACTTCCGCGACAGCTCGCCATCACCGGATATCGTCTTCGCGCCTCGCGTCGACGACGCTCACCAGGATCACGCACTCGTCGGATCTCTCGCATCCACGGTGTGGCGAGGACCTCTCCTTCTGCACTATGAGATCCCGAAATGGGACGGCGATCAGGGCCGACCGAACGTCTACCTCCCACTTGCCGATGACGTTGCCGTCGACAAAGTCGGCCGCCTCAACGAGGCGTATCCGAGCCAGCATTCGCGTGTCTGGTGGGACGACGAGTTCTTCTTCAGCATTCTGCGTCTTCGTGGTGCCGAAGCTGCCACACGTTATGCAGAGGCGTTCACAACCCGCAAACTGACGTTTGCGTTGTCGTGA
- a CDS encoding nucleotidyltransferase family protein, with protein sequence MSTLRRPLATLLVESAAGDRSGEHLPANLDARQLLKAGRMHRVLPALRRRLHGCPEASEWMPILDAQRHQQLLRHMQAGHDLGRVARAFATAGVRWAVSKGPVLSDTVWPHPDMREYTDVDVFVHPADFAPALASLEASGFCLVDRNWPEMRRLSRAEMAMSGPSGFPLDLHWDIAVTPRARSTFRIDLPEMLERTELITLGTGVTVPVFDPGDLLLHVAFHAAQNGANRLVWIADVLHAALNPAVDWQRFAADALRTRVATPVSMVLERVERTFDVVLPTPPKLRAVAASLSGRAARLRDASRPFPGLPDDPGLSGLEFSSARDSALGSLGSALWQWADVRRIEAQVRRSGTAANPLDEDIPDAAARRAYLNAVREAAPVTAS encoded by the coding sequence GTGAGCACATTGCGTCGCCCGCTTGCCACTCTCCTCGTCGAGAGTGCCGCGGGCGACCGCTCCGGAGAGCACCTGCCCGCCAACCTTGACGCCCGGCAGCTCCTAAAGGCCGGTCGCATGCACCGGGTCCTTCCCGCTCTCCGGCGACGGCTGCACGGGTGCCCAGAGGCCAGCGAATGGATGCCGATTCTCGACGCCCAACGGCATCAGCAGCTGCTGCGTCATATGCAGGCCGGTCACGACCTGGGCCGTGTCGCTCGCGCCTTCGCCACCGCCGGCGTTCGGTGGGCGGTGTCCAAGGGACCCGTCCTTAGCGATACGGTGTGGCCTCACCCCGACATGCGTGAGTACACGGACGTCGACGTGTTCGTGCACCCCGCGGACTTCGCCCCCGCACTCGCGTCGCTCGAGGCATCCGGATTCTGCCTCGTCGATCGAAACTGGCCGGAGATGCGCCGGCTCTCGCGCGCCGAGATGGCCATGAGCGGGCCGTCCGGCTTTCCCCTTGACCTGCACTGGGACATCGCTGTCACTCCGAGGGCCCGGTCTACCTTCCGCATCGATCTTCCCGAGATGCTGGAGCGCACCGAGCTGATCACACTCGGAACCGGGGTCACCGTGCCCGTATTCGACCCGGGTGACCTGCTGCTCCACGTCGCTTTTCACGCCGCTCAGAACGGCGCGAACCGTCTGGTCTGGATCGCCGACGTGCTGCACGCGGCGCTGAACCCCGCTGTCGATTGGCAGCGATTCGCCGCGGATGCGCTGCGCACACGGGTGGCCACCCCCGTCTCGATGGTCCTCGAACGTGTTGAGCGAACATTCGACGTCGTGCTCCCCACGCCTCCGAAACTGCGGGCGGTGGCCGCGTCGCTGTCCGGTCGCGCCGCGCGGCTGCGCGATGCGTCACGCCCGTTCCCCGGGCTGCCCGACGACCCGGGACTCTCGGGTCTGGAGTTCTCAAGCGCACGCGATAGCGCGCTCGGGTCACTTGGGTCGGCCCTCTGGCAGTGGGCGGACGTTCGTCGTATCGAAGCGCAGGTTCGCCGAAGCGGCACAGCGGCAAATCCGCTCGACGAGGACATTCCGGATGCTGCCGCGCGCCGCGCCTATCTGAATGCCGTCCGGGAGGCCGCGCCCGTCACGGCGAGTTGA
- a CDS encoding lasso peptide biosynthesis B2 protein yields the protein MRTVLAYPPHRWVDLAIATVRAARVESALRRGGVERAARIGHVRVVMDGDAAPTASLDDAGLTPRDREKLDTAWRLLRQSPFNGTCLRRAIVGGSFLRSRDPILRIGVSKTDGVVAAHAWLEVNGVALDPDGSDRYAVLTVPTKGA from the coding sequence GTGCGCACCGTTCTCGCATACCCTCCCCACCGCTGGGTCGATCTGGCCATCGCGACCGTGCGTGCGGCGCGCGTCGAGTCGGCGCTTCGCCGCGGCGGCGTCGAACGGGCGGCGCGCATCGGGCACGTTCGCGTGGTCATGGACGGCGATGCCGCCCCGACAGCATCCCTCGATGACGCCGGGCTGACGCCCCGCGATCGCGAGAAGCTTGACACAGCCTGGCGATTGCTGAGGCAGAGCCCTTTCAACGGCACGTGCCTTCGGCGCGCAATCGTCGGCGGCTCGTTTCTGCGCTCACGAGATCCCATTCTCCGCATCGGTGTGTCAAAGACCGATGGAGTTGTCGCCGCTCACGCGTGGCTCGAGGTCAACGGCGTCGCTCTCGATCCCGACGGCTCCGATCGATACGCCGTCCTGACGGTTCCGACGAAGGGAGCATGA
- a CDS encoding asparagine synthase-related protein, with protein sequence MNDFVRLRPEEQAFAFPSGEPFARTAEHKQRSATPRVALEQIVKTAFTGIPVYVLFSGGRDSSAILALATAIARSLDADDPIPVTVKHPDAPRSDESDWQDLVLEHLSIRERIVLEFRGEQSLLSEAAQAGLTAHGLLWPSALQLHGAIYTKLVPGVLLTGEGGDLVIEGRRITPLSEAVRNIWVRTSLREAYALVAHRGNDSDLTSALVARSPWLTREGQRRLTEVIHSAKEPLAWNRSLRALVDSRPASMARANFAAVARAHGHSPLSPFDDERFFRALERTGGYWGFGGRTQMMRALFHDLLPDAILSRTTKAAFNETRWLEPEREFARSWNGDGVDHDLIDPERLRSEWLGESPSTHSTISLHAAWLAQNNLPVVPHAA encoded by the coding sequence ATGAACGACTTCGTGCGGTTGAGACCAGAGGAGCAGGCATTCGCTTTCCCTAGCGGAGAGCCGTTTGCTCGCACCGCAGAGCACAAGCAGCGATCAGCGACGCCACGCGTAGCACTTGAGCAGATCGTCAAAACGGCGTTCACGGGCATACCGGTCTACGTTCTCTTCTCGGGCGGGCGCGACTCGTCGGCGATTCTCGCGCTCGCGACGGCCATCGCACGATCCCTCGACGCCGATGACCCGATCCCTGTCACCGTGAAACACCCTGACGCTCCCCGGTCTGACGAATCTGACTGGCAAGACTTGGTGCTCGAGCACCTGAGCATTCGCGAACGCATCGTACTCGAATTTCGTGGTGAGCAGTCGCTTCTCAGTGAGGCCGCCCAAGCGGGGCTCACCGCGCACGGGCTGCTCTGGCCGTCGGCTCTTCAGCTCCACGGTGCCATCTATACGAAGCTCGTCCCCGGTGTGCTGCTGACAGGTGAAGGGGGCGACCTGGTCATCGAGGGGCGGCGCATCACACCGCTCAGCGAGGCCGTCAGGAACATCTGGGTGCGCACCTCGCTGCGTGAGGCCTATGCCCTCGTCGCGCATCGCGGCAACGATTCAGATCTCACGTCTGCGCTCGTCGCACGCTCTCCCTGGCTGACCCGGGAGGGTCAACGTCGGCTCACAGAGGTCATCCATTCGGCAAAGGAACCTCTCGCGTGGAATCGCTCACTTCGCGCGCTGGTCGATTCTCGCCCAGCGTCAATGGCGCGGGCGAACTTTGCAGCGGTTGCGCGAGCCCACGGGCACAGTCCGCTCTCTCCGTTCGACGATGAGCGGTTCTTCCGGGCCTTGGAGAGGACCGGCGGGTACTGGGGGTTCGGAGGGCGAACGCAGATGATGCGCGCTCTCTTTCACGATCTTCTTCCCGACGCCATCCTCAGCCGCACGACGAAGGCGGCGTTCAACGAGACGCGGTGGCTTGAGCCTGAACGGGAGTTCGCGCGGTCGTGGAACGGCGACGGCGTCGACCACGACCTGATCGACCCCGAACGTTTGCGGAGCGAGTGGCTTGGCGAAAGTCCGTCGACACACAGCACCATCAGTCTTCACGCAGCCTGGCTGGCGCAGAACAATCTCCCGGTCGTGCCCCATGCCGCTTAG
- a CDS encoding lasso RiPP family leader peptide-containing protein, which produces MAYESPKVTEIGRFSSVTLGDPWALDFDDNTYWWGGSSPKGSR; this is translated from the coding sequence ATGGCATATGAATCACCGAAAGTCACGGAGATCGGTCGGTTCTCGAGCGTCACACTCGGGGATCCGTGGGCTCTCGATTTCGACGACAACACCTATTGGTGGGGTGGCTCATCCCCCAAGGGATCACGCTGA
- a CDS encoding ABC transporter ATP-binding protein, which translates to MANAQVPPTSKSPRRLYRLVSFSLSLVWTASRSSFVWLVVLQLAGAAVIAGQVFAVQWVLAGILGLGEPSASVSTLVAAVVALAVLTALGAVFGSVQGSLSRFVGESVARAMWHRLLDVSTGVGLKKFESPEFFDRLERVRTSALTRPFLVTNGVIAVIGAVAAGLGLAITLAAFHPVLLPLLLISGLPVLLTSRRESRLEFRFNVDQTQPIRQRTYTSILLTGRDEAKEIRAFGLARSLRARFDALYRRYLADLGAHLRRRAVYSVIGQFTAAVVLGATLLVLVWLITLGQIGIAAAGAALVAVRMLSAQVQSLTGGIQTIFESGLFIDDLREFISLTDDDSEGEAIAKPRTFASLELSDATFTYPGRDVPAVDRVDVRIGKGEVVALVGENGSGKTTLAKIVAGLYPVDRGSILWDGRDVALLPEGTLRASTAVIFQDFVRYAMSASANISFGNPDAPLSEERVRAAATASGAREFLDDLPQGFETPLTRLFEGGRDLSGGQWQRVAIARAFYRDAPLVVLDEPSSALDPRAEYELYSSLRETLRGRSALVISHRFSTVRNADRIYVLKDGRVAEHGTHDELMRRRGVYAELFTLQASAYLEDEDVA; encoded by the coding sequence GTGGCCAACGCACAGGTGCCCCCGACATCGAAAAGCCCCCGCCGGCTCTACCGGCTGGTGTCGTTCAGTCTGTCGTTGGTGTGGACGGCATCGCGCAGCTCGTTCGTCTGGCTCGTGGTGCTGCAGCTGGCCGGTGCGGCGGTGATTGCCGGCCAGGTGTTCGCTGTGCAGTGGGTGCTCGCCGGCATCCTCGGCCTCGGGGAGCCGTCGGCGTCGGTCAGTACCCTGGTGGCAGCTGTCGTCGCTCTGGCGGTCCTCACCGCCCTCGGCGCCGTTTTCGGCTCAGTGCAAGGATCGCTCAGCCGTTTCGTCGGCGAGTCCGTCGCGCGAGCGATGTGGCATCGTCTGCTCGACGTCTCCACGGGCGTTGGTTTGAAGAAGTTCGAGTCCCCCGAGTTCTTCGACAGGCTCGAGCGCGTGCGCACGAGCGCGCTGACACGCCCGTTTCTCGTCACGAACGGTGTGATCGCGGTGATCGGCGCTGTTGCAGCAGGACTGGGCCTCGCCATCACCCTCGCGGCATTCCATCCCGTTCTTCTGCCGTTGCTTCTGATCAGCGGTCTTCCTGTTCTGCTGACGAGCAGGCGTGAGAGTCGACTGGAATTTCGATTCAACGTCGATCAGACGCAGCCGATTCGGCAGCGGACCTATACATCGATCCTGCTCACAGGGCGTGACGAGGCGAAAGAAATCCGGGCATTCGGTCTTGCGCGCTCGCTTCGGGCCCGGTTCGACGCGCTGTACCGGCGCTATCTTGCCGATCTCGGCGCGCACTTGCGCCGTCGTGCCGTCTACAGCGTGATCGGGCAGTTCACCGCCGCCGTCGTGCTCGGGGCGACACTGCTGGTTCTCGTGTGGCTGATCACTCTCGGGCAGATCGGCATCGCGGCCGCCGGGGCAGCGCTCGTCGCGGTGCGGATGCTGTCGGCCCAGGTGCAGTCGCTGACCGGCGGGATTCAGACGATCTTCGAATCCGGGCTCTTCATTGACGACCTGCGAGAGTTCATCTCGCTGACGGACGATGATTCCGAAGGCGAGGCGATCGCGAAACCGCGCACGTTCGCATCGCTCGAACTGTCAGACGCGACGTTCACCTACCCCGGTCGGGACGTGCCGGCCGTCGACAGAGTGGATGTTCGGATCGGAAAGGGCGAGGTCGTCGCCCTTGTCGGAGAGAACGGTTCGGGCAAGACAACCCTCGCCAAGATCGTCGCCGGCCTGTATCCGGTCGACCGCGGCAGCATCCTCTGGGATGGGCGAGACGTCGCATTGCTTCCGGAGGGCACGCTCAGGGCGAGCACAGCAGTGATCTTTCAGGATTTCGTGCGCTATGCGATGAGCGCCTCAGCGAACATCTCATTCGGCAATCCGGATGCCCCTCTGAGCGAGGAGCGGGTCAGAGCCGCTGCGACAGCATCCGGTGCCCGTGAGTTTCTCGATGATCTGCCGCAGGGCTTCGAGACGCCATTGACGCGCCTGTTCGAAGGTGGCCGCGATCTGTCGGGAGGTCAATGGCAGCGCGTCGCAATCGCCCGCGCGTTCTACCGCGATGCACCTCTCGTCGTGCTGGACGAGCCCTCGTCCGCGCTTGATCCTCGAGCCGAGTATGAGCTGTACTCGTCGTTGCGCGAGACGCTGCGCGGACGCTCTGCCCTGGTGATCTCGCACCGGTTCTCGACGGTGCGCAACGCCGACCGGATCTACGTGCTGAAAGACGGGCGGGTGGCCGAGCACGGCACGCACGACGAGCTCATGCGACGCCGGGGCGTCTACGCTGAGCTGTTCACGCTTCAGGCCTCTGCCTACCTTGAGGACGAAGACGTGGCGTGA
- a CDS encoding phosphatase PAP2 family protein, with the protein MRSLLAADRRRDLQRHLRRAAGWSISFALAFALVFVAAVLTPAGQYTDAFSLGVFDWLPPSADLAFARARSLTPYALGVAAAILGIVGACRGLATDAAVGASAIVGAYAASSILKHLVLERPYFGDFGYSVNTYPSGHVVVSALAGIMVVRMLRGRNIRLVAVCCVVAAVTLVGIASVTTLAHRPSDVLGGIALAGIVAPWAARMRVASLRQLRTLAHGPAGAIAAVTLGLIALAPLAGAVAGTIASFATATLAGTWLVVWVATANPVTPRLRPQGRQRPEA; encoded by the coding sequence ATGAGGAGCTTGCTCGCTGCTGACCGGCGGCGCGATCTGCAGCGTCACCTGCGTCGCGCCGCCGGTTGGAGCATCAGCTTCGCTCTCGCGTTCGCCTTGGTCTTCGTCGCCGCCGTGCTCACCCCCGCCGGGCAGTACACCGACGCGTTCAGTCTCGGCGTGTTCGATTGGCTTCCGCCATCCGCCGATCTGGCGTTCGCTCGAGCACGTTCCCTCACTCCCTACGCACTTGGCGTCGCGGCGGCTATCCTCGGCATCGTCGGTGCGTGCCGGGGCCTCGCGACAGATGCCGCGGTCGGCGCCTCGGCGATCGTGGGAGCGTACGCGGCGAGCAGCATCCTCAAGCATCTCGTTCTTGAGCGCCCGTACTTCGGCGACTTCGGCTACTCGGTCAACACGTACCCGAGCGGGCACGTCGTGGTAAGCGCTCTTGCCGGCATCATGGTCGTTCGGATGCTGCGGGGCAGGAACATCCGCCTCGTCGCAGTGTGCTGCGTCGTCGCCGCCGTGACCCTCGTCGGCATCGCCTCCGTCACGACGCTTGCGCATCGCCCCAGCGACGTTCTGGGCGGAATCGCTCTTGCGGGAATCGTCGCGCCGTGGGCAGCCCGCATGCGCGTTGCGTCGCTGAGGCAGCTTCGCACCCTCGCGCACGGACCGGCAGGGGCCATCGCCGCTGTCACACTTGGACTCATCGCTCTGGCACCTCTGGCCGGCGCCGTCGCCGGAACGATCGCCTCGTTCGCCACGGCAACGCTCGCCGGCACCTGGCTGGTCGTCTGGGTGGCGACGGCGAATCCCGTCACGCCACGTCTTCGTCCTCAAGGTAGGCAGAGGCCTGAAGCGTGA